One genomic region from Cryptococcus gattii WM276 chromosome C, complete sequence encodes:
- a CDS encoding uncharacterized protein (Similar to TIGR gene model, INSD accession AAW42103.1), giving the protein MSFVSSEAPNAIASSSTAHIGSANSRTRYRLDNAPRYHSNPLSSDYRPLSRSAPGKRRVARKSKKLRWRKGLVTEAFRKFGEHCARNQIRTLLIDCLVMTNLFYPSLALYLPKKFSPPSPHASQNTHWPPLDNDATLSYPTNADHPLSLSTLGCLFPSPPPLLPRLAWAGWWSSGTPEREDDRWTATRAIPGATELGEGQNDEVWVMRIGWADVEDVLDRQVEDGERKWGERDHHLLELVQNVAENWESQGPSSGQRCVRQLRSSTSVREDNVDSEPPPCYVLSPSPDILDSTTSIAMSNLAHSDHGVSASPDNAPLRRSPNANSIYHTFAALFHVPRNSTSAFEQRWQSAMSGVAKEVEGELFVEAKGPRVGNQIGEWFISYTSSPLSHRTNLTGAISSDHAEIISSSPPTIIIVLYAILFTTLIVQLSNASKVHSRFGLAFTGVVQLCCSSVMSFSVLALLGWNGWSDPHGKSSLPTYVLPFVIVVVGAENMSTLTKAIFSIPFTHSVPVRIGLGLSKVGTTIALTSLTDLGVLGVVWLCVNLQPVREFCLFAAVVIVTDWFMLHTFFLTVLSIDAQRLELADVLASNKVGMVSPVESKGEKDAESENQGFLWKKMLRARTTKSGSLLLLLFTVGLLYWLNERHRSPLNTTASLYGYTPAARPSSVISTPTPTASPFVSSPEAISMLSSAEQLWHALNPEGWPFAHVIVPPASIFVLPKFGHSMRPGDIRKLSLPASRLLIPRLKALFHIFKVLVLPQAVTAGALYALLLYLLKDSDLLDAQRNRLGRIDGAHEDDTDFPGSTKNASGLLNCLRARMLPCSHEADVDVIASSSDGRIAVSVAIDNSVCLWRFSDTPGSGTREPLPTVELDRGDAIVAAAVSEDGKNVAVCTSAAVVQIWEVPREGTVVPLQTRKAEQIITGKILGMAFDENAPSIDDPFIANEPAIEEARKTMSVMIGCGDGSVVAITEEDTKSVIPAQDKGAYSSCRVLFMRGINGALNILIAKVHDIGIWRKSTSGWEAPSRIADLPGDDRITAISPFNAELPGVVAVGHRSGNITIYDESHGQLELVPQGASVEGVRKIQLVKPSSMRCVGCGLQSAEGYAVISSTSSQVSIDRIAPRTSIPTFCRCTRRLLSTDDVPAPMHRSDSPQRSKPNTLVVPPVVFRQRPTPGSSPHKSISLLPPVSNGEFPLSSHGSARRSSNIHREDDSLKIIPSPHDRSALSNIGGCNGLVSPSGDMEVISLGGVSAQGASDGGWAILDGDVLVGIRRGREGIDDAQWQVWSVDMTAPWDIAGLVVDTIDLSELQQRTFEVDCTIGGQASGGGSTNGIVSMRDRRTERLLSLDGRASFPERVGSFAVPTYESLGYVEVVGMNTLGTKGMIGGFGNRLGTISLERLEEKKATGRSSMDSQLGMGIGMGGLTPTRRQSLFPLTPPPPSAMRRMNSPTENGGGLLTVDILGRKNSE; this is encoded by the exons ATGTCGTTCGTATCTTCGGAAGCGCCAAACGCAATCGCGTCCTCATCAACTGCCCATATTGGCTCTGCCAACTCGAGGACAAGGTACAGACTCGACAATGCACCACGATATCACTCCAACCCTCTATCTAGTGATTACAGACCATTGTCAAGGTCGGCGCCGGGGAAACGGAGGGTCGCGCGCAAGTCGAAAAAGCTCAGATGGAGGAAAGGGTTGGTTACGGAGGCTTTCCGCAAGTTTGGCGAGCATTGCGCGAGAAATCAA ATACGAACGCTTCTCATTGACTGTCTTGTCATGACCAATTTATTTTATCCTTCCCTGGCGCTCTATCTCCCCAAAAAGTTCTCTCCCCCGAGCCCACACGCCTCTCAGAACACTCACTGGCCACCTTTGGACAATGATGCCACACTGTCGTACCCCACCAATGCAGACCATCCTCTATCTTTGTCAACTTTAGGGTGTCTTTTCCCCTCACCTCCGCCTTTACTACCCCGTTTGGCATGGGCTGGTTGGTGGAGCAGCGGTACTCCGGAACGGGAAGATGACAGGTGGACAGCAACAAGGGCCATACCTGGTGCGACAGAGCTAGGGGAAGGACAAAATGATGAAGTCTGGGTTATGCGAATCGGATGGGCCGATGTCGAAGACGTCCTCGATCGACAGGTTGAGGATGGCGAGCGGAAATGGGGGGAGAGAGATCACCACCTCTTAGAGCTGGTACAAAATGTGGCCGAAAATTGGGAGAGCCAAGGTCCCTCTAGCGGCCAGAGATGTGTCCGTCAGCTCAGATCCTCGACCTCTGTCAGAGAGGACAATGTTGACTCAGAGCCCCCGCCTTGTTATGTCCTGTCGCCCTCTCCAGATATCTTGGATTCCACGACATCAATAGCAATGTCCAATCTCGCTCATTCCGACCATGGAGTGTCAGCCTCACCGGATAACGCACCTTTAAGACGGTCTCCTAACGCAAACAGCATCTATCACACTTTTGCCGCGTTGTTCCATGTGCCACGAAATTCAACCTCCGCATTTGAACAGCGGTGGCAGAGCGCCATGTCGGGTGTTGCGAAAGAAGTAGAGGGAGAATTATTTGTGGAGGCTAAAGGACCGAGAGTCGGTAATCAAATTGGCGAGTGGTTTATATCT TACACTTCTTCCCCTCTTTCTCACCGAACAAACTTAACTGGTGCGATTTCGTCTGACCATGCTGAAATCATCTCGTCATCTCCTCCCACGATAATCATCGTTCTTTACGCTATACTCTTCACCACCCTTATAGTTCAACTCTCCAATGCCTCCAAAGTCCATTCCCGATTTGGTCTTGCTTTTACTGGCGTCGTGCAGCTATGCTGTTCATCGGTTATGTCTTTCAGTGTCCTGGCCCTGCTAGGCTGGAATGGGTGGAGCGACCCGCATGGGAAAAGTAGTTTGCCAACATATGTCTTACCCTTTGTCATTGTTGTAGTTGGTGCGGAGAACATGTCAACCCTC ACAAAAGCCATATTCTCAATACCCTTCACTCACTCTGTTCCCGTAAGAATAGGGCTTGGTCTGAGCAAAGTTGGAACTACCATTGCGCTCACTTCCTTAACGGATCTTGGTGTCTTGGGTGTCGTCTGGCTTTGTGTCAATCTTCAGCCTGTTAGAGAATTTTGCCTTTTTGCTGCTGTTGTCATCGTGACCGATTGGTTCATGCTTCACACATTCTTCTTGACC GTCTTGTCAATCGATGCTCAAAGACTCGAGCTTGCCGATGTTTTGGCCTCGAATAAAGTCGGCATGGTTTCTCCGGTGGAATCTAAGGGAGAAAAAGATGCTGAGAGTGAAAATCAAGGATTCCTTTGGAAAAAAATGTTGAGGGCTAGGACAACTAAGAGTGGAAGTTTGTTACTA CTGCTTTTTACTGTGGGGCTACTATACTGGTTGAATGAACGGCATCGTTCACCCCTCAACACCACTGCGAGTCTTTACGGATACACGCCTGCTGCCCGACCTAGTTCTGTTATTAGCACCCCAACTCCAACGGCGTCCCCTTTTGTCAGTAGCCCTGAAGCAATTTCCATGTTGTCGTCTGCAGAACAACTTTGGCACGCCCTCAACCCAGAAGGATGGCCGTTCGCACACGTCATAGTCCCTCCCGCTTCGATATTTGTGCTTCCCAAATTCGGGCATTCTATGCGACCAGGGGACATTCGCAAACTCTCGCTTCCAGCCAGCCGTCTCCTTATCCCTCGACTGAAAGCTTTGTTCCACATCTTCAAGGTGTTGGTTCTTCCACAGGCGGTTACAGCTGGCGCCTTGTATGCGCTTTTGTTGTATTTGCTCAAAGACTCTGATCTCCTTGATGCTCAACGGAACCGACTAGGGAGAATAGACGGCGCGCATGAGGATGATACCGACTTCCCGGGATCAACAAAGAATGCTAGCGGTTTGTTGAACTGTCTCCGAGCACGAATGTTACCGTGCAGCCATGAAGCCGATGTGGATGTCATCGCATCCAGCTCTGACGGACGCATTGCTGTATCAGTGGCCATTGATAATTCGGTGTGTCTTTGGAGGTTTTCAGATACCCCTGGAAGTGGAACTCGCGAGCCCCTGCCAACGGTTGAACTGGATCGAGGAGACGCTATTGTTGCAGCTGCTGTGAGTGAGGATGGTAAGAATGTTGCAGTGTGCACCAGCGCGGCGGTGGTACAGATATGGGAGGTGCCCAGAGAGGGTACGGTTGTGCCTCTACAAACTCGGAAGGCCGAGCAAATCATTACGGGGAAGATTTTGGGGATGGCGTTCGATGAAAATGCCCCTAGCATCGACGACCCTTTCATAGCTAATGAGCCGGCGATCGAGGAAGCGCGCAAGACAATGTCTGTCATGATCGGATGTGGGGACGGTTCTGTTGTGGCGATAACCGAGGAGGACACCAAGTCGGTCATTCCTGCACAGGATAAGGGTGCATATTCATCTTGTCGAGTCCTGTTTATGAGAGGCATCAATGGCGCCTTAAACATCCTAATCGCTAAAGTACACGACATTGGCATCTGGCGAAAATCCACCTCCGGATGGGAAGCTCCATCTCGTATTGCTGACCTTCCCGGTGACGATCGTATCACCGCTATCTCACCCTTCAACGCCGAGTTGCCGGGTGTCGTTGCTGTCGGTCATCGATCTGGTAATATCACGATCTATGACGAATCACACGGTCAGCTGGAATTGGTTCCACAAGGTGCGTCGGTAGAAGGTGTACGCAAGATCCAGCTTGTAAAGCCTTCCAGCATGAGATGTGTAGGGTGTGGCCTGCAGTCTGCAGAGGGCTACGCTGTCATCTCGTCCACTTCGTCCCAAGTGTCCATCGACCGTATCGCGCCTCGTACTTCAATCCCCACGTTTTGTCGTTGTACACGACGGTTATTGTCTACGGACGATGTCCCTGCTCCCATGCATCGCTCCGACTCGCCACAGCGTAGCAAGCCCAATACTCTCGTCGTCCCTCCGGTCGTCTTTCGTCAGCGTCCTACACCTGGATCATCCCCGCATAAGTCAATCTCTTTACTCCCACCTGTCTCGAACGGTGAATtccctctttcctctcACGGCTCTGCTCGCCGATCAAGCAACATTCATAGAGAAGATGATTCTCTCAAAATAATACCTTCTCCTCACGATCGCTCTGCCTTATCTAACATAGGTGGATGTAATGGCCTCGTCTCCCCAAGTGGTGATATGGAAGTAATATCTTTGGGGGGTGTCAGTGCTCAAGGTGCGAGCGATGGCGGTTGGGCGATACTCGATGGGGATGTCCTTGTCGGTATCAGGAGAGGACGGGAAGGCATCGACGATGCGCAATGGCAAGTTTGGAGCGTAGACATGACCGCGCCATGGGACATAGCCGGTTTGGTTGTGGATACCATTGATTTGTCAGAGCTTCAACAGCGAACATTTGAGGTTGATTGTACGATCGGAGGGCAGGCATCTGGAGGCGGAAGCACCAATGGAATTGTGTCGATGCGTGATAGAAGAACTGAGAGGCTTTTGAGTCTGGATGGACGAGCGAGCTTCCCAGAGCGGGTGGGTTCATTCGCTGTGCCCACATACGAGTCTCTGGGCTATGTTGAAGTCGTGGGGATGAACACCCTGGGTACGAAAGGGATGATAGGGGGTTTTGGGAATAGATTGGGAACGATTAGCCTTGAGAGACTTGAAGAAAAAAAAGCCACAGGGAGGAGTAGCATGGATAGTCAGCTAGGGATGGGGATTGGAATGGGAGGACTGACGCCTACTCGAAGGCAGTCATTATTTCCACTAACACCCCCACCGCCCTCAGCCATGCGAAGGATGAATTCTCCCACAGAAAACGGAGGTGGATTGCTAACCGTAGATATACTAGGAAGAAAAAATTCAGAATAA
- a CDS encoding late endosome to vacuole transport-related protein, putative (Similar to TIGR gene model, INSD accession AAW42105.1) — MSGWMSYFTGRKDTRESARDAIVGLRQQLLMLEKKEEFLQKKIDEEMKKAKANATSNKRLAMAALRQKKAHENELDRIAGTRLTLETQVNAIESANLNAETMVAMKKGADALKGIHSNLTAEGVDATMDKIREQMDLTNEISDAISNPVGMGIVLDEDDLKEELDALEQEQLDDRLAGADRVPSHLPASPVGQTTGRVAVEEDEDDEEAQLRQLQAELAM; from the exons ATGTCCGGCTGGATGTCCTATTTCACAGGTCGCAAAGACACCCGAGAATCAGCTCGAGATGCCATTGTCGGTCTACGCCAACAGTTATTGATGCTcgaaaagaaggaagagttcttgcagaagaagatcgatgaggaaatgaagaaggcgaaggcTAATGCGACCAGCAATAAGAGAT TGGCTATGGCGGCTCTTAGACAGAAGAAGGCACACGAGAACGAACTTGATAGAATCGCTGGCACAAGATTGACTCTTGAGACTCAA GTGAACGCTATAGAATCAGCCAATTTGAATGCGGAGACAATGGTGGCAATGAAGAAGGGTGCGGATGCTCTCAAGGGTATCCACAGCAATCT TACTGCCGAAGGTGTCGATGCCACAATGGACAAGATCAGGGAGCAAATGGACCTTACCAATGAGATTTCCGATGCCATTTCCAACCCCGTGGGCATGGGTATTGTTCTCGACGAG GATGATCTTAAAGAAGAACTGGACGCTCTCGAACAAGAACAGCTTGACGACCGGCTTGCGGGGGCAGACCGTGTGCCAAGTCACCTTCCTGCGTCTCCCGTTGGGCAAACGACAGGCC GTGTCGCagtggaagaagacgaggacGACGAAGAAGCCCAGCTTCGTCAACTTCAGGCCGAGCTTGCCATGTAA
- a CDS encoding uncharacterized protein (Similar to TIGR gene model, INSD accession AAW42107.1) — MAVPLPDTSSVPSRALDALQEDALLPICKTCGTQYPSSRDDCPICEDPRQWVPASGQAWTSLAELGSKSKHSLLPDKEDVRISHIVTEPAFAIGQTPFLIETAGGSYIWECAAFLSLGLIGHLSELKKPLKAMAISHPHFFSTSLTWSRALNIPLYICAADKEWYSRMGDLKDSDDLRLWSGEVELGPGVKLVQCGGHFPGSCVFYWDRLSEPPPSPSNLPTKPTPVSGIIFTSDTLMVQPNQTHFTFAWSIPNMIPMRPKAVLRIKESLKGIEYSQATSSWPERWIREDAKKALEESVVWYLGAEGWRFEGDSLIELVTQ, encoded by the exons ATGGCGGTCCCCCTCCCAGACACATCATCAGTCCCCTCTCGCGCTCTGGACGCCCTTCAAGAAGACGCCCTTCTACCGATATGTAAAACGTGTGGAACGCAGTACCCTTCTTCCCGTGATGATT GTCCAATATGCGAAGATCCAAGGCAATGGGTCCCAGCAAGCGGACAGGCGTGGACGTCGCTCGCCGAGCTGGGGTCAAAGTCCAAACACTCACTTTTGCCTGACAAGGAAGACGTTAGAATCTCCCATATTGTCACTGAGCCAGCATTTGCCATTGGCCAAACGC CGTTTTTGATAGAAACGGCAGGAGGATCATATATTTGGGAGTGCGCGGCATTTCTTTCACTGGGACTGATCGGACATTTGTCAGAGCTTAAAAAACCTCTGAAGGCTATGGCAATATCTCATCCTCAT TTCTTCTCCACGTCACTGACGTGGTCACGCGCCCTCAACATTCCACTCTATATCTGTGCGGCTGATAAGGAGTGGTATAGTAGAATGGGAGATCTCAAGGACAGTGACGACTTGAGGCTCTGGTCAGGAGAAGTGGAACTTGGGCCAGGAGTCAAGCTCGTTCAATGTGGCGG GCATTTTCCGGGCTCATGCGTTTTTTACTGGGACCGTCTCTCCGAACCTCCGCCCTCTCCTTCTAATCTCCCTACCAAACCAACTCCTGTATCCGGCATAATCTTCACTTCTGATACGCTAATGGTACAGCCTAATCAAACTCACTTTACCTTTGCATGGTCTATACCCAACATGATTCCCATGCGTCCTAAAGCTGTCCTGAGGATTAAGGAGAGTCTGAAGGGGATAGAGTACAGTCAGGCGACGAGTAGCTGGCCAGAAAGGTGGATTCGGGAAGACGCCAAAAAAGCGTTGGAAGAGAGTGTTGTATGGTATCTGGGGGCCGAAGGGTGGAGATTTGAAGGTGATAGCTTGATCGAGCTCGTCACCCAATAA
- a CDS encoding Hypothetical Protein (Similar to TIGR gene model, INSD accession AAW42109.1) — protein MSASNTNAYSAGTSGVDQKGHTYVAGSKADGSSGANAAETVGDKIKGGWNVFHGTGEGIRGNINSFVDNIGEQIAGRDPAAASQRSTAGGERPAEVTSKGADEFRTGVQQLKH, from the exons ATGTCAGCATCCAACACAAACGCCTACTCTGCCGGTACTTCCGGTGTCGACCAGAAGGGTCACACTTATGTTGCCGGCTCCAAAGCAGATGGTAGTTCGGGTGCCAACGCTGCTGAGA CTGTTGGAGATAAAATTAAAGGTGGATGGAATG TCTTCCATG GCACAGGCGAGGGCATTCGGGGCAATATCAACTCCTTCGTTGACAACATTGGAGAGCAGATTGCCGGAAGAGATCCAGCCGCGGCATCCCAGAGGTCAACAGCCGGAGGCGAGAGGCCAGCAGAGGTCACTTCCAAGGGTGCGGACGAATTTAGGACTGGCGTGCAGCAATTGAAGCATTAG
- a CDS encoding ATP synthase, putative (Similar to TIGR gene model, INSD accession AAW42110.1) gives MASRFAIKSLRSAAIRPAVAPRAVVAQSARFLATQPTPDEKAASIINSVPSSSLFTKTGGVILGTGLTAAAVSSELYVANEETVLLVGFLIIATVIGKSVSAPYAEWAKGQIEKVKSILNSAREEHTRAVTDRIDSVGQLKEVVPLTQSLYAVAKETNQLEHENFVLAQENAVKAELKTVLDSWVRYEQQQREAEQVALVKTVQANVEAELAKPAFKKQLLEEALTQVEQIAKSKAI, from the exons ATGGCCTCCCGATTCGCTATCAAGTCCCTTCGATCAGCGG CTATCAGGCCTGCGGTTGCTCCTCGTGCCGTGGTTGCTCAGAG TGCCCGATTCCTCGCGACTC AGCCCACCCCCGATGAGAAGGCTGCTTCCATCATCAACTCCGTCCCCAGCTCTTCTCTTTTCACCAAGACTGGCGGTGTCATCCTCGGTACCGGTTTGACCGCTGCTGCCGTCTCTTCTGAGCTCTAC GTTGCCAACGAGGAGACTGTCTTGCTCGTCGGTTTCCTCATCATTGCTACCGTTATCGGCAAGTCCGTCTCTGCCCCTTACGCCGAGTGGGCCAAGGGCCAGATCGAAAAGGTCAAGTCCATCCTCAACTCTGCTCGTGAGGAGCACACCCGCGCCGTTACCGACCGAATCGACTCTGTCGGCCAGCTCAAGGAAGTCGTTCCCCTCACCCAGTCTCTCTACGCTGTCGCCAAGGAGACTAACCAGCTTGAGCACGAGAACTTTGTCCTTGCTCAGGAGAACGCCGTCAAGGCCGAGCTCAAAACTGTCCTTGACTCTTGGGTCAGGTACGAGCAGCAGCAAAGGGAGGCTGAGCAGGTTGCTCTTGTCAAGACTGTTCAGGCTAACGTCGAGGCTGAGCTCGCTAAGCCCGCTTTCAAGAAGCAGCTTTTGGAGGAGGCTTTGACCCAGGTTGAGC AGATCGCCAAGAGCAAGGCTATCTAA
- a CDS encoding uncharacterized protein (Similar to TIGR gene model, INSD accession AAW42112.1) produces the protein MSDSESAADLFGDEEGSRRDSPIPQKSPSPKLSHVSNDEEQDAGDLFGDDTEEDEPQRRRRSTDTAASGSRSPHPLEYVEEDEEAVPQRQNVVTLPIPQWPHMTATDGKVWQMKFPAYINLDPKPFDSDLYRATQEEEPIDGAADPIAAKSMMIGVKNTIRWRWVTGPDGEPVRQSNARMLRWSDGSVTLQLGDDFYDVAPSQSATLARPSDPQPVPKRDDRPAVNSSTTFLCVGAAAERVLVTERPIAGQLSLLPTSMTSKTYLELVKHVGQQHTKHSKMKMLEETQDEEALQALLLKSAPNREAIKGVKSTVRRTSSKTGLGKGKKTRKIGYSDSESDAGFSADERRPRRRPERESVEYDDDDGFIVADSDEDDYASKKKKGKDKNKKRKGFTDGEESLDEMEEAERRIEERERERKRARKEKGGPSKKSREYVDTEDEEDEEAGDDDAEGEEEMDMDMDVESEED, from the exons ATGTCAGATTCGGAATCAGCAGCAGACCTATTTGGAGACGAGGAAGGGAGCAGGAGGGACTCTCCCATACCTCAAAAGTCACCCTCGCCTAAATTGTCCCACGTATCTAATGATGAAGAGCAGGACGCTGGCGATTTG TTTGGCGATGATACTGAAGAGGATGAACCCCAAAGACGAAGACGCTCGACAGATACGGCTGCATCTGGTTCAAGATCACCTCATCCTTTAGAGTATGTcgaagaagacgaagaagcAGTACCCCAGAGGCAGAACGTTGTCACACTGCCTATCCCTCAGTGGCCCCATATGACGGCGACAGATGGCAAA GTCTGGCAAATGAAATTCCCAGCTTATATCAATCTCGATCCTAAACCCTTCGACTCTGACCTGTATCGCGCAAcacaagaagaagaaccTATAGATGGAGCTGCCGATCCTATTGCTGCTAAGAGCATGATGATTGGTGTCAAGAATACCATTCGGTGGAGATGGGTGACTGGACCTGACGGCGAGCCA GTTCGTCAAAGTAATGCTCGAATGCTCCGATGGTCCGATGGTTCCGTTACTCTTCAGCTTGGTGACGACTTTTATGATGTTGCTCCATCCCAAAGTGCTACCCTTGCCCGACCTTCAGACCCTCAACCTGTTCCCAAGAGAGACGACAGACCCGCTGTCAATTCCTCCACTACCTTCCTCTGTGTCGGTGCTGCCGCTGAGCGAGTTCTTGTCACTGAACGACCCATTGCGGGTCAGCTGAGCTTATTACCGACAAGTATGACTAGCAAGACATATCTCGAGCTTGTCAAACACGTTGGACAGCAACACACTAAGCACTCTAAAATGAAGATGTTGGAAGAGACTCAGGATGAGGAGGCGTTACAGGCGTTATTGCTGAAGAGCGCACCGAACAGAGAAGCTATCAAGGGTGTCAAATCGACTGTACGGAGAACTTCTAGCAAGACTGGCCTGGGAAAGGGCAAAAAGACCAGGAAAATTGGTTACTCAGACAGCGAATCTGATGCTGGATTCTCAGCAGATGAGAGAaggccaagaagaaggccCGAAAGGGAATCGGTTGAGtacgatgatgatgacggTTTCATCGTTGCTGATTCGGATGAGGATGACTATGCTTCcaagaaaaagaaaggcAAGGACAAGAATAAGAAGAGAAAAGGTTTCACAGATGGCGAGGAATCGCTTGACGAGATGGAGGAAGCGGAAAGGAGGATAGAAGAACGCGAGCGGGAAAGGAAACGAGcaaggaaagagaaaggggGTCCATCAAAGAAGAGCCGAGAGTATGTTGACAcggaggatgaagaggacgaggaagCCGGGGATGATGACGCTgagggtgaagaagaaatggacATGGATATGGACGTGgagagtgaagaagattaG
- a CDS encoding cation transport-related protein, putative (Similar to TIGR gene model, INSD accession AAW42114.1) produces MAFTCSDIFKIILAIILPPLGVFLERGCNADFLINILLTILGYIPGIIHALYIILKY; encoded by the exons ATGGCTTTCACTTGTTCAGACATCTTCAAGATCATATTGGCAATCATCTTGCCT CCTCTTGGTGTCTTCCTTGAGAGAGGATGCAACGCTGACTTCCTTATCAAC ATCCTTTTGACCATTCTTGGTTACATCCCTG GTATCATCCACGCTCTTTACATCATTCTGAAGTATTGA
- a CDS encoding ribosomal protein YmL32 precursor, putative (Similar to TIGR gene model, INSD accession AAW42115.1) — protein MAALQLTNRSLNAPFFSLRSFLPALHSSWSTPCEASSSSSTLSSSLVAPAPSTPSPSLSSLFPSFSLESLLELIPPFVWASVPKKKVSHSRKNMRAANKGLKNKTNLSLCPACGSIKLTHHVCPTCYSQISRRWKEEARNQLPSTLHSHP, from the exons ATGGCCGCCCTACAGTTAACAAATCGTTCTTTGAACGCGCCTTTCTTCTCACTCCGCTCTTTCCTCCCTGCTCTTCACTCTTCGTGGTCAACTCCATGCGAGGCctcttcaagctcttccACTCTTTCATCCTCCCTGGTTGCACCTGCTCCATCCACGCCCTCTCCCTCATTGTCATCGCTATTCccctccttttctctcgAATCCCTTCTCGAACTCATTCCTCCATTTGTGTGGGCCAGTGTACCAAAGAAAAAGGTTTCACATTCTAGGAAGAACATGAGAGCTGCGAACAAGGGATTgaagaacaagacaa ATTTGTCACTGTGCCCAGCTTGCGGTTCCATCAAGTTGACACATCACGTCTGCCCCACTTGCTACTCCCAAATATCCCGACG atggaaggaagaagctcGTAATCAACTCCCCTCCACCCTTCACTCTCATCCATGA